In Exiguobacterium acetylicum, the genomic stretch CATTGTCATTGTTGTAAGTAAACGTTTCATTGAGTGTATTTCCTCCTTAAAAATCTGAAGCGACAGAACGGATCATTACAAAATTGTAAGATTTTATGTATAATTATTTATTTTAAAGAATGATTTTTCGCCTGAGATGATTATAGCATCGTCAATAACACGAAAATATTTCAAATATGTTTCAAAATTACGCTTTGTTAACATATATTGTAATGGATTAATAAGTAAAAAAGAACTGACAAAGAGTCAGTTCTTTTTTCTATGAACCTATACTGTTATTCAGCAGAAGAGGGTGAAAACACGGTTAAATGTTGCGGGAGCACTTCGACAGTCACAGGAACATGACCTGCTGTATCCCCATCGGCATTAATCGGCAATTCTTCTTTCGAGCGAATTTCGACACGTGTCGTCGTGAAGTGTTCGATTTGATCGGCTTTTGATAAGCCTCCCGTGATGAGTTTTGGTAATGCTTGGAGCGCATCAAAGAATCCAAGCTTCGTAATGATGAACCCATGCAGCAGTCCATCATCGACTTTTGCGTCTTCTGCAAAGGATTCGAATCCGCCGACGGAATTCGTCAAGGCGATGATCAACAAGTGGGCTTCTCCATCAAATTGTTTTTCAGCAGAGTTGATTTCGATTGGATACGGGCTATGATCCTTAAAAGCTTTCAAACCCTCAATGAAATAAGCGACCGATCCAAGTGACGTTTTTTGTTCGACGCTCACTTCTTCAACGGCTTCTGCAATCAGACCAACAGCGATGACGTTCATGAAGTAATGGTCATCATATTTACCGATATCGAGCGGCCGGGCAGGGGCGTCAGCTAGAATCTGAATCGCCTCTTCGGGATCCGTCGGAATGTGTAAAGCGCGTGATAAGTCATTGACCGTTCCGAGCGGCACGATCCCGAGTGTTGGGCGATGCGGTTGTTCGGCAATTCCGGTGATGACTTCATTGACCGTTCCGTCGCCTCCCATGGCGATGACAGCATCGTAATTAGACTGGGCAGCATGACGCGCAAATTCCGTCGCATCGTGTTCTTTTTCGGTGAACCGAACGTCGACGGTTTCAAAACGAGTAGCAAGCGTCTCTTCAGCGAGCGTCGCGTGTTTTTTTCCGAGTTCTTTTCCAGAAGACGGATTGATGATCAACATGGCTTGAGACAAGATGAATTCCTCCTTCAGGACAATCTGTTGACTTTTTCCCTGTCCGATGAAAACATAATCCAAATTCTTTTTTACAAATAAAAACACCGAGTAGGCACAAGGCTTACTCGGTGCTGAAGTTCGAACTCAGAAGTGATTTATTGTGATGGCGGCACTTCGCCAGCCGCAGGACGTGCTTCTTCTTCAACGTCCCAACACTCCGTATTTTCGATCCCGAGTGCTTTTGCTGAGAAGACAGGGTCGAGTCCCTGTTTCCGTTGTTCCTGATAATCTTTGATGACTTTGAGGGCGATGCCGCTCAAGAGGAGAATCGCCGTCATATTGATCAATGTCATGCCTGCCATGAAGAGATCGGCAAAACTCCATACCATACCCAGGCTAAGAACCGATCCGATGAAGACGAAGCCCATTGTCGCAATTCGAAAACCGAAGACGGCTGCTGGACTTTGTTTGATGAACTCGATGTTCGTCTCGCCGTAGTAGTAACTTCCAACGATCGAACTAAAAGCAAACAAGAAGACGCTGAGTGCGATGAATGGTGGAGCAATTGCACCAAATTCTTCGGAGAGCGCGTTTTGTAACATGCCGATTCCTTCGCCATTTCCAGCAGCATAACTATCACTGAGGAGAATGATCGTTGCTGTCGCTGTACAGACGATTAATGTATCAAGGAACACACCAAGTGTTTGCAAGAAACCTTGTTTTGCTGGGTGTGAGACTTCAGCCGCAGCAGCAGCGTTCGGAGCAGACCCCATTCCGGCTTCGTTTGAGAACAATCCACGTTTGACACCGAGTGAAATCGCAGCACCGACCGATCCACCGAATGCTTGCTCGATTCCGAAAGCACTTTTAAAGATCATTGCGAACACACCAGGAAGTTCCGTCAGGTTCGTGACGACGACATAAAGAGCAGCGAGCAAGTAAAGACCTGCCATGATAGGAACGATGATTGCAGAGAACTTCGCGACACGGTGGACACCACCAAAGATGACGAGACCCGTCAAGACGACGAGTGCAGCACCGACGACAGCTGTGTTGATACCGAACGCATTGTCAAAGGCAGCGGCAATCGTGTTCGATTGAACGGAGTTGAAAATAAGCCCGAATGTAACGGCAATCAAGATTGCAAAGACGATTCCGAGAGCCCGGTTCTTCAAGCCCTTTTCGATATAGTAGGCAGGACCACCACGGTACGCGTTCGATTTCGTATCGCGCACTTTATAAACTTGAGCCAGTGTACTTTCGATGAGAGCCGTCGCACCACCGAGAAGAGCGACCATCCACATCCAGAAGACGGCACCCGGTCCGCCGAGTGTGACGGCAATTGTGACACCGGCAAGGTTACCCGTACCGATTCGTGTCGCAGCACCGATGAAGAATGACTGGAGGGAAGTGATGCTTTCCCCATTATCGTCTGTTGTTTGTTCACTTTTATCGAGCGTGACGCGGAACATCTCTTTTAAGTACGTGAATTGGATGAAGCCAGTTCGGATCGTGAAGTAGATCCCGCCGCCGATCAATACGGCGATTAATACATACGACCATAAAATATTGTTGGCGTAATCGACACTTCCTTGAATGACTTGCTGAATGGCGTTCATGATGGTGTATTCCTCCCAAAGAATAATAAAAGCTATACGCTAAATTATACGAATTTTCTGAAAATAATCAACAAGGAATAAAATAAAATTTTAAAACTTAATAATGTTAGCTAAAAAAATCATACGATGAAATCTTGGGAATGAACGAAAAAACTGTCACTCTCGGTATCGAGAGTGACAGTCAAGGAAAGCTGAATCATCCATATTGTAGCAGCTGTTCGTATAGTTCATCGAGTTGCTGTTGGATACTTTTAGAAACGGTATCAGTCGATTTTTCACGTTTTGCTAATTTCTGTTCAAGCCGCTCGATCTGCACTTCCAACTCGTGTTGTGACAAGCGTTTTGGTTTTTGAGGGGTTACGTGAAGTGAAGAAGATATAGCGAACTCAGTACGCTTCTGTTGAGCATACGTATACGTACCATGATAACGCGTCAAACCATTTTCGAGCCACAAGATCTGCGGAAAAAGCCGATTCAAGAAATAGCGGTCGTGTGAGACGGCAATCAATGTACCAGAAAAGTTCTCGAGTGCTTCTTCGAGTGTCTCTCTTGATTCAATATCGAGATGGTTCGTCGGCTCGTCGAGAATTAAGACATTAATCGACGAATGAACGAGGACGGCGAGTTGCAATCGCACACGTTCGCCTCCGCTAAGTGACAAAATGGACCGAAAGACAGTTGGTCCAAAGAACAGGAACCGGGCTAGGATATGGCGGGCTTCTGCTTCTGGAACGGCAATCCGGTCTCTAAACCAGTCGATTAACCGTGCGTCCTCTTCGAAATGGGCATGCTGGGACAGGAAACCGATCCGATTCGATGGTCCACGCGTGAGTGTGCCTGCGTCTGGTGATAATTCGTCAAGCAGCAGTGAGAGCAACGTCGATTTCCCGCTTCCATTCGTTCCGACGATCGCGATCCGATCCTGTGCCATGATCTCGAACGAAACGTCATCAAAAATGTGGCGGGTTCCGTAAGCAAACGAGAGTTCTTCAGCACGAAAGACGACTTGGCTCGTGTGATCAGTGGAAGAAAAAGAGACGTCAGCGGTTTTGGCTTCGAGTTGTGGTCGTTTAATCCGTTCGATCCGCTCGAGTGCCCGTTCCATCGATTTTGCTTTACGGAATAATTTCTCACTCGGTGGAGATGCTTCGTTTGCCCATTGCCGGAGTCGACGAATCGCTTCCTTCATTTTCTTTATTTTTTTCTGTTGCTCTTGGTAGGCGTGGAACTGTTCCATCAAGCGACGTTCTCGTTCGACGACGAACGCGCTGTAGTTCCCTATATAGGCTGTCAGTTCACCGTCTTCGAGTTCAACGATCGAGGTGACGACGGCGTCTAAGAAGACCCGGTCGTGAGAGACGAGCAGGATGGTCCCTGTGTAGTCCCGTAAGAACTGCTCCAGCCATTCCACGGCAGCTAAATCGAGATGGTTCGTCGGTTCGTCAAGAATGAGCAGATTTGGCTCCATGAGTAACATGCGACCGAGACAAATCTTCGTCTGTTCACCACCGCTCAACTGGTGGAAAGGACGAGTGAGTAACGGACGAAGGTGTAACCCGTTCACCATGCGCTCGATCTTCGAGTCGAGTAGATAGCCATCCTTTTGTTCGAACGCATTCGTCGCTTCCGCATATCGCGCGAGTAACGCATCAAGATTCTCTGGTGCTGTCGCCATCATTTGCTCCAACTGTTGCATCCGAGAACGGATCACGAGAGTCTCTGCAAACGCTGTCCAAAGGACGTCGAGTCCGGTCATCGTCTCACTATATACAGGAAGTTGTTCCAAATAGCCGATCGTCAAACCGCTCTTTTGATAGATGACACCACCGTCCGGTTGCTCAAGGCGAGCAAGCAAGCGGAGTAATGTCGTCTTGCCACTCCCGTTTCGTCCAATCAGACCGACACGGTCGTGTTCGTTTAAGAAGAGGGAAACATCCGTTAAGATCGTTTCGCCTCCGAATTGTTTGGTTAGGTGTTGAATGTCGCAAATCATCATAATCAATTGATCCTTTCGCGCGCATCAAAAAAAGGAGAGCGCAAATAGCACTCTCCATCACGTGTGAAAGATGCGCTTTGCTGTATTTTTCAATCATGAAGTTCTAAAAAAGGGCAGACGGGTGCCTTAGAACGCCATTCCATGAAAAATCGCGCGCAACAGATACAATTGTTCCATCAACCAGTGTTTGCACGCGGCAAAGTCCATCTTTTCACACCACCTTTCGTTTCAGATATCTCTAGTTTACTATTTTTTTGTCAGTTACGGAAGTCTGAATTATTTGAACACACCCGCGATTGAACTGAAGAAGTCACTGAGTCCATCGAATAATTTAGCGAAGAAACCTTTCGTTTCTTCTGATGTTGCGAAGGCATGGATGTCTTGTCCCGCATTTTTGAGTCCACTTTCGATTTGTCCCCAGTTGATGTTCGCTTGCTCCATTTGATTGAATAGATTCGTCAACCGGTCCATTTGTGCGTCAGACAACTGGATATTGTTGTTTTGAATGACTTGGACGATCAGGTTTTCGATCTCGACTTTGGTTTCCGGTTTTTGATTGGCGATCTCAGCCTTGATCTCATTCATTAAGTCAGCGACTTTATCCGTGCCGACCGTTTTTCCGACGTCTGATGTGACCGATAATTCTTGCTGTGCTAAATCCTTACGTTCGTCACTTAACTTAATTCCAGTCTCAGCGGAAGTTTGATCGTACGCTTTCATGATTCCTGTCAGTGCCGATGTCCCGGTCACCTTGTAGGGAGAAGTGATCGTGATATCGGCATCTTTGACACCCGCTGTGACGAGAGCGTTGAGATACATATCCTTTGTCACCCATGTGATGTTCTCCGTCGAGACGGAAAGTCCATCACCTTTTTCCGTCAGTTCAATCTTAGCCGACGAATACATATTGCCACCTTTTTGCGATTGTGGAATATTTTTCCCGAGATATTTTTCTTCGTCAGCAGAGGTTGCGATGATTGGCGTGATGCCTTCCGGTGCATTGAGACGAGAAAGCACCCAAGCCTTATCCTTTGCGCCGAGCGACTCACCGAGTGTGACGATCGTCTTATCGACGACTTGTTCGGCAGATGCGGCTGTCGGAAGTAATAGAGCAGAAGCGATAACGGCTGACGCCATGATTTTTGTTGGTGTATGCATAATGAAATCCTCCAATTGTAAGTAACAGAATGAATTATAGTATCAGGTACTAAATTTAGTGTACGAGAACGAAAGAAGTTCGGAATCGGTCTGTAGATGGAGACGGCATCCGTCTTCTGACACTCCATAGTATAGCGAAAAGAGGACAACTTGACTTCCATTTTCAGCATGCTATAGTGAATTTGAATCGAATAATGACCACTAGGGGAGTCGGTAGACCGACTGAGACGAACGAAGACGTTCGGACCCTTTGAACCTGATTAAGTTCGTACTTACGGAGGGAAGTGGCGTCAAGTCTTGTTCTTCTTGCGCCATGCCCGTGTGTTTCGGGGTGGTGTTTTTTCGTTTCATACTAAACGAGGAGGATGAGATCATGACATTCACACAAGAAATCAAACAAGCGGCACAAGCGTATTGGGATAGTAGTTTTACGCACCCATTCGTACAAGGAATCGGGGAGGGGACGTTACCACTCTCGAAATTTCGGCATTATGTCATGCAGGATGCCTATTACTTAAAACACTTTGCGAAGATTCAAGCGAAGGCAGCGTCAAAAGCAGACGACTTCGCGACGATCGCGACACTTGCCGAACATGCGACTTCGACTTACGAGGCAGAGCTGAGCTTACATCAATCATTTTTTGAGCCGCTCGGTATTACGGAAGCAGATCTTGAAGTATTTGAACCGGCACCGACAGCATATGCGTACGTCTCGCACATGCATCATGCGAGTGAAGGAACGCTTGGAGAGACGATTGCTGCCATCTTGCCATGTTACTGGTTGTATTATGAAGTCGGGCAACAATTACTGACGTGTACACCGGAAGAGAAAATCTATCAGCAATGGATCGACACGTACAGCTCGGAATGGTTTGAAAAGGTCGTCTTTGAACAAATTGCACGGCTCGATGCGCTGGCGGAGCAAGCGAGCCCGACGGAACGCGAGCGGATGAAACGTCATTTCGTGACAAGTTGTTACTATGAGTTACTCTTCTGGCACATGGGGTGGACGGAAGAGACGTTTGCGTCAGTTTACGAAACGATTCCAGCACGAGCGGTATCTTCTTGAATCGCTAGATGGTAGAATTAGGAATACCATCTAGTGAAAGTAGGGATTGGAATGGAAATTATCGTGATTGCACTTGTAATCAGTGCAGCATATGCTGTACAACGAATGCTTGGTAAAGTCAAAGTAAGATTTCTTGGATACATCATTCCGATATTAATCGTGTTATCCGGTATATCTGCTTCGACGCGTAACTTTAAGGTAGCGTATAGCATGGGGAGCTACATTTCTGCTGTTCTTGTCATCATCGTCTATGCACTACTGACTTATTGGTTATACCGCGTCTACCATCGTGCGAAAGAAGAAGCTGAATATCCGTATCAATCACTAAAAGACCGAGGCATCCTTTAAGGAGCTTCGGTCTTTTGGTGTATCACGTCATCATTTTTTCCAGTTTTTAAAGCCGTCACCAAATTCGAGATGCAGTTTGTCGGTAAAGACACCGTTCTGAAAGACCGGCACATCAACCGGTAAAGTGCCTTGCGGTTTGAACGTTCCGAAGATTGCGCGGATACCTGCAGGCAGGTTCGGTCCCGCTGATTTCAGATTGCCTGCTTCGGAGTCTGGACCGTTCGGGTCGCCTTTGAAGCCATAGATGAGGACATGTGCCGGTGCGTCTGGTTGAACAGCGACATCGTATGGGTTACGGAGACTGAGCAGGACGGATGGTGTATCCGTTTGTTTCGCATAGCGGAAGATCGAAGCCGGAATGGCTTGTTCTGGTGCAGTAGGGAGTAGTTTAGCACTCGTGTTGACGTTGGAGCCGACGATGATGTAATCTGCTGCATCGAGTTGCGCCCGTAATGTCGGGTTTTGGTCGAGCGGTAGCGTAGTAGCCGAGTAATTCGCTGTCGTCACGTGCCAGTTCCGGTTCTTCGGTAAGGAAGCGATCGTCTTTTTCATGCTGTCCGTCTGATCCGCCGCCGGAGCGATCACAAGAACGTTGGCATTCTTTTTCGGTTTGAATGGTAACGTCCGCTGATCATTTTTCACGAGTGTGACCGCGGCTTCCGTCATCGCGCGTTCTTTTGCTTTATGCTCGGGACTGCCGACGATTTGGTTCGCTTGCGCGATTTTTTCAGCTAGGGATGTCGAATCAGTCGTACCGTTCCATATTCCACGTTCTGCCTTCAGCGTCAGAATCCGCTCGACCGATTGATCAATTCGTTTCTCTGAAAGGCGACCATCTTTGACCGCTGCGATCACGTCTTTAAAAATCTGGTCGAGCTTTTCGACATCTTGCTTGGAACGAAGAATCGTCGGCATAAGCGCGATGTCGACTCCAGCGTCAAACGTCTTTAAGACTGCTTCTGATTCCGTGAAGTTGTCGACGATCGCCTGCATGTTCAA encodes the following:
- a CDS encoding diacylglycerol/lipid kinase family protein, with the translated sequence MSQAMLIINPSSGKELGKKHATLAEETLATRFETVDVRFTEKEHDATEFARHAAQSNYDAVIAMGGDGTVNEVITGIAEQPHRPTLGIVPLGTVNDLSRALHIPTDPEEAIQILADAPARPLDIGKYDDHYFMNVIAVGLIAEAVEEVSVEQKTSLGSVAYFIEGLKAFKDHSPYPIEINSAEKQFDGEAHLLIIALTNSVGGFESFAEDAKVDDGLLHGFIITKLGFFDALQALPKLITGGLSKADQIEHFTTTRVEIRSKEELPINADGDTAGHVPVTVEVLPQHLTVFSPSSAE
- a CDS encoding alanine/glycine:cation symporter family protein — its product is MNAIQQVIQGSVDYANNILWSYVLIAVLIGGGIYFTIRTGFIQFTYLKEMFRVTLDKSEQTTDDNGESITSLQSFFIGAATRIGTGNLAGVTIAVTLGGPGAVFWMWMVALLGGATALIESTLAQVYKVRDTKSNAYRGGPAYYIEKGLKNRALGIVFAILIAVTFGLIFNSVQSNTIAAAFDNAFGINTAVVGAALVVLTGLVIFGGVHRVAKFSAIIVPIMAGLYLLAALYVVVTNLTELPGVFAMIFKSAFGIEQAFGGSVGAAISLGVKRGLFSNEAGMGSAPNAAAAAEVSHPAKQGFLQTLGVFLDTLIVCTATATIILLSDSYAAGNGEGIGMLQNALSEEFGAIAPPFIALSVFLFAFSSIVGSYYYGETNIEFIKQSPAAVFGFRIATMGFVFIGSVLSLGMVWSFADLFMAGMTLINMTAILLLSGIALKVIKDYQEQRKQGLDPVFSAKALGIENTECWDVEEEARPAAGEVPPSQ
- the abc-f gene encoding ribosomal protection-like ABC-F family protein; this translates as MMICDIQHLTKQFGGETILTDVSLFLNEHDRVGLIGRNGSGKTTLLRLLARLEQPDGGVIYQKSGLTIGYLEQLPVYSETMTGLDVLWTAFAETLVIRSRMQQLEQMMATAPENLDALLARYAEATNAFEQKDGYLLDSKIERMVNGLHLRPLLTRPFHQLSGGEQTKICLGRMLLMEPNLLILDEPTNHLDLAAVEWLEQFLRDYTGTILLVSHDRVFLDAVVTSIVELEDGELTAYIGNYSAFVVERERRLMEQFHAYQEQQKKIKKMKEAIRRLRQWANEASPPSEKLFRKAKSMERALERIERIKRPQLEAKTADVSFSSTDHTSQVVFRAEELSFAYGTRHIFDDVSFEIMAQDRIAIVGTNGSGKSTLLSLLLDELSPDAGTLTRGPSNRIGFLSQHAHFEEDARLIDWFRDRIAVPEAEARHILARFLFFGPTVFRSILSLSGGERVRLQLAVLVHSSINVLILDEPTNHLDIESRETLEEALENFSGTLIAVSHDRYFLNRLFPQILWLENGLTRYHGTYTYAQQKRTEFAISSSLHVTPQKPKRLSQHELEVQIERLEQKLAKREKSTDTVSKSIQQQLDELYEQLLQYG
- a CDS encoding DUF1002 domain-containing protein, yielding MHTPTKIMASAVIASALLLPTAASAEQVVDKTIVTLGESLGAKDKAWVLSRLNAPEGITPIIATSADEEKYLGKNIPQSQKGGNMYSSAKIELTEKGDGLSVSTENITWVTKDMYLNALVTAGVKDADITITSPYKVTGTSALTGIMKAYDQTSAETGIKLSDERKDLAQQELSVTSDVGKTVGTDKVADLMNEIKAEIANQKPETKVEIENLIVQVIQNNNIQLSDAQMDRLTNLFNQMEQANINWGQIESGLKNAGQDIHAFATSEETKGFFAKLFDGLSDFFSSIAGVFK
- the tenA gene encoding thiaminase II produces the protein MTFTQEIKQAAQAYWDSSFTHPFVQGIGEGTLPLSKFRHYVMQDAYYLKHFAKIQAKAASKADDFATIATLAEHATSTYEAELSLHQSFFEPLGITEADLEVFEPAPTAYAYVSHMHHASEGTLGETIAAILPCYWLYYEVGQQLLTCTPEEKIYQQWIDTYSSEWFEKVVFEQIARLDALAEQASPTERERMKRHFVTSCYYELLFWHMGWTEETFASVYETIPARAVSS
- a CDS encoding glycoside hydrolase family 3 protein; its protein translation is MKKIGQFTLTAGLAAVLVSSSLPVMAEAGASADRISQKIDTMTLEQKIGQMIMPDFRQWNGSNHTSLAPEVANIIDRYDLGGVILFAENVSETEQTTKLVHDMQEVVKQDDSNDIPLFVTIDQEGGIVTRLGTGTNLPGNMALGATRSSAYANDAGHIIGSELHALGINVNFGPDLDVNSNPGNPVIGVRSFSSDPALVGTLGSALMKGIQDEGVAATAKHFPGHGDTATDSHYGLPVVDRSLQELEQVELVPFKRAIAEDIDMVMTGHIGMPQIEPEVVTSKNGTFPLPATLSDDVITGVLREKLGYDGIVITDALNMQAIVDNFTESEAVLKTFDAGVDIALMPTILRSKQDVEKLDQIFKDVIAAVKDGRLSEKRIDQSVERILTLKAERGIWNGTTDSTSLAEKIAQANQIVGSPEHKAKERAMTEAAVTLVKNDQRTLPFKPKKNANVLVIAPAADQTDSMKKTIASLPKNRNWHVTTANYSATTLPLDQNPTLRAQLDAADYIIVGSNVNTSAKLLPTAPEQAIPASIFRYAKQTDTPSVLLSLRNPYDVAVQPDAPAHVLIYGFKGDPNGPDSEAGNLKSAGPNLPAGIRAIFGTFKPQGTLPVDVPVFQNGVFTDKLHLEFGDGFKNWKK